The following are encoded in a window of Rubellicoccus peritrichatus genomic DNA:
- the dnaB gene encoding replicative DNA helicase, with translation MADRGNRRGGKSNVIQWEQAMGDRTPPHNIEMEQALLACIILEGGNESFPVCIQEKVRPESFYSTKHQLIYAAMTKLYEAGVAPINEVLLIDQLKKEGTLDQAGGDNYMIEITNRIDTPVGLQHYVERVRDGYLLREIIRASNEAIESVYDDPSDVQTLIDGVEQRIFKINEDRISDSARPVKESIDTAMAMVNNFIQRRGDITGVSTGFLDLDKMTTGWHATEMIVVAARPSMGKTSLALNMAEAAILPNGDHEATPTLLFSLEMGADQLAMRLLCSRGRVNMTKLRDGFLPREKQQDLMRTAKELQGAPLYIDDSSGLNILELRAKARRQHNQLPNGLGLVIVDYLQLVAGTDPRVPREQQIAEISRGMKGMAKELNIPVIVLGQLNRESEKEKRQPRISDLRESGSIEQDADIVLLLSKPKENRENEDMTLEVVPRDLIIAKQRNGPIGTVTLHFTKNLTRFENYTPHSA, from the coding sequence ATGGCAGACAGAGGGAACAGACGCGGCGGCAAGTCCAACGTGATACAATGGGAACAGGCGATGGGCGACCGCACACCACCTCACAACATCGAGATGGAGCAGGCACTGCTGGCTTGCATCATTCTGGAAGGTGGAAATGAGAGCTTCCCCGTCTGCATTCAGGAAAAAGTCCGCCCCGAAAGTTTTTACTCCACCAAGCATCAGCTGATCTATGCGGCCATGACCAAGCTCTACGAAGCTGGAGTCGCACCCATCAATGAAGTCCTCCTCATCGACCAACTGAAAAAAGAGGGCACGCTCGATCAAGCAGGTGGAGACAACTACATGATCGAAATCACCAACCGCATCGACACACCGGTTGGCCTTCAGCACTACGTCGAGCGCGTTCGCGACGGTTATCTGCTCCGCGAGATCATCCGCGCCTCCAACGAAGCCATCGAATCAGTCTATGACGACCCGAGTGATGTCCAGACCCTGATCGACGGTGTTGAGCAACGGATTTTCAAAATCAACGAGGACCGCATCAGTGATTCGGCCCGCCCGGTCAAAGAGTCCATCGACACCGCCATGGCGATGGTCAACAACTTCATCCAGCGCCGTGGAGACATCACCGGAGTTTCAACCGGCTTCCTCGATCTCGATAAAATGACCACTGGCTGGCACGCGACCGAAATGATCGTTGTCGCGGCGCGACCCTCAATGGGTAAAACCAGTCTCGCGCTGAACATGGCTGAGGCCGCGATCCTGCCCAACGGAGACCATGAGGCAACCCCTACCCTGCTTTTCAGCCTGGAAATGGGCGCTGACCAGCTCGCCATGCGTTTGCTGTGTAGCCGGGGACGCGTCAACATGACCAAGCTTCGTGACGGTTTCCTCCCAAGGGAAAAGCAGCAGGACCTCATGCGGACGGCCAAAGAGCTCCAAGGCGCACCACTTTATATTGATGACAGCTCGGGTTTGAACATCCTCGAACTTCGTGCCAAAGCACGCCGCCAGCACAATCAGTTACCGAATGGCCTCGGGCTGGTCATCGTCGACTACCTTCAGCTCGTCGCCGGAACCGACCCACGAGTCCCCCGCGAGCAACAAATTGCGGAAATTTCGCGTGGTATGAAAGGCATGGCCAAGGAGTTGAACATCCCCGTCATCGTTCTCGGACAGCTGAATCGCGAATCTGAGAAAGAAAAAAGACAACCCCGTATTTCTGACCTCCGCGAGTCCGGCTCAATCGAGCAGGACGCTGATATTGTGCTGCTTTTATCGAAGCCAAAAGAAAATCGAGAGAACGAAGATATGACTCTCGAAGTTGTCCCGCGTGATTTAATCATTGCCAAGCAACGAAATGGCCCGATAGGAACGGTAACTTTGCACTTCACTAAGAACCTGACGCGCTTTGAAAATTACACGCCTCATTCGGCATAG
- a CDS encoding OmpH family outer membrane protein, which translates to MIKKTALTLVALLSLTAFGFAQKTPLVLTVDMGQLYNDYWKAQEAQAKFNASVENAQQEIQAMIEEGMSMATDLQGMQEKISNPALTDASKQEIATEAQSKANLIRQKEAEVNNFRQQTDRTLQQRRQSIINLHLSEIREVVVEVAKEKGADLVLNTNGLAVVYFDESFDVTKDVLTKLNANKPQE; encoded by the coding sequence ATGATTAAGAAAACCGCACTTACACTCGTTGCTCTTCTGAGCCTCACAGCATTCGGCTTTGCCCAGAAAACGCCACTCGTTTTGACGGTGGACATGGGGCAGCTTTACAACGATTACTGGAAAGCACAGGAAGCACAGGCCAAATTCAACGCCTCTGTCGAGAATGCGCAGCAGGAAATCCAGGCCATGATCGAAGAAGGCATGTCCATGGCGACTGACCTTCAGGGCATGCAGGAAAAGATCAGCAATCCAGCCCTGACTGATGCTTCAAAGCAGGAAATCGCCACGGAAGCCCAGTCCAAGGCCAATCTAATCCGCCAGAAGGAAGCCGAAGTTAACAATTTCCGCCAGCAGACGGACCGTACGCTTCAGCAGCGCCGCCAGTCGATCATCAACCTCCACCTCAGCGAAATCCGCGAAGTTGTGGTTGAAGTCGCCAAGGAAAAAGGTGCTGACCTCGTCCTCAACACCAACGGCCTCGCTGTTGTTTACTTCGACGAGTCTTTCGACGTGACCAAAGATGTCCTGACAAAGCTCAATGCAAACAAGCCTCAGGAGTAA
- the bamA gene encoding outer membrane protein assembly factor BamA: protein MKITRLIRHSLNAGHPTAFLTLLIFLASPLLQAQMIANAENQVVDDIEIKFEGAQTVSVENVLAHVRLRQGQPYSQALVDQSIRALYATGNFEFIEVRRQNLAGGGIRVEFVVVPKYRISAIKFEGNSDISDSRLKEEIENEVGMPLDEVQVKRDSTKIFQYLQKKGYTNAVVSYDIIRDEEVGSGEIIFNVDEGERLKVDDIKFVGNDNISSGDLRDVMETSEYFFLWSWITGSGRLQEEEFQDDLELLRTYYKNKGFLDVEIPESEVMLEYPKEGWMNIVINVTEGRRYYIGNITFEGNELFTTEQLEKVLTIKTGDVFSPEEIDKNVETLKDFYGEVGYLDTFVRVERFPDLNSGDIDLKFVFTEGEKFFVETINLQGNTKTKSTVIVRELALAPGDVFDLVRMKSSQARLENTRYFDAVNLSPEATNLPNRRNLRVTVKEGRTGNLTFGAGFSSVESIVGFVEVSQSNFDLFNYRSGFQGAGQKFRIRLSAGSRTNQILISFEEPWVYQRELAFGFEIYRTDSDFLSADYDEIRTGFEVYLRKRLFELVEGRLSYRLENVEISDVVSTAPQTIQDEAGSRSVSQVSWTMLRDTRDNLVFPTRGSRVQSITNVAGGPFLGQTNLVRQEIRAAKWFKTFDFLTQTIMFSGRTGTVFSYGGKDVPFFEKYFLGGPYTLRGFKFRQVGPQVGGEPVGGETMGLVQVEYTFRILEPLGFAVFYDGGFVNSGNFDWGTNEYNDDFGFGLRIILLGAPLNLDFGFPIQSTTYSDGSTNDDGMQFNFSFGTVF, encoded by the coding sequence TTGAAAATTACACGCCTCATTCGGCATAGCCTAAACGCTGGTCACCCGACTGCTTTCCTGACCCTGCTCATCTTCCTCGCTTCGCCATTGTTGCAAGCGCAGATGATTGCCAATGCAGAAAACCAAGTCGTTGACGACATCGAGATTAAATTCGAGGGAGCTCAGACCGTCAGCGTCGAGAACGTCCTGGCACACGTCCGTCTGCGACAGGGACAGCCCTACAGCCAGGCACTGGTGGATCAATCGATCCGTGCCCTCTACGCGACAGGGAACTTTGAGTTCATCGAAGTACGCCGTCAAAACCTCGCTGGCGGAGGTATTCGCGTGGAATTCGTTGTGGTCCCCAAATACCGGATTTCGGCGATCAAATTTGAAGGCAACTCCGATATTTCGGATTCGCGCCTGAAGGAAGAAATCGAAAACGAGGTCGGAATGCCTCTGGACGAAGTTCAGGTGAAGCGCGACTCAACCAAGATTTTCCAGTATCTGCAGAAAAAAGGTTATACCAACGCCGTTGTCAGCTATGACATCATCCGTGACGAAGAAGTCGGCTCCGGAGAAATCATTTTCAATGTCGATGAAGGTGAGCGCCTCAAGGTCGATGACATCAAGTTCGTTGGAAACGACAACATCAGCTCGGGCGATCTGCGCGATGTGATGGAAACTAGCGAATACTTTTTCCTCTGGTCCTGGATCACCGGTTCGGGTCGCCTGCAGGAGGAAGAATTCCAGGATGACTTGGAACTGCTGAGGACTTATTACAAAAACAAAGGCTTCCTCGACGTCGAGATCCCGGAATCCGAGGTGATGCTCGAATACCCCAAGGAAGGCTGGATGAATATCGTCATCAACGTGACCGAAGGGCGACGCTACTACATCGGCAACATCACTTTCGAAGGCAATGAACTCTTCACGACCGAACAGCTCGAAAAAGTCCTCACGATCAAAACCGGAGATGTTTTCTCCCCCGAGGAAATCGACAAGAACGTCGAAACACTGAAAGACTTTTATGGCGAAGTTGGCTATCTGGACACATTCGTCCGTGTAGAACGCTTTCCTGACCTGAATTCAGGCGATATCGACCTGAAATTCGTCTTCACCGAGGGTGAGAAGTTCTTCGTTGAGACAATCAACCTACAGGGCAACACCAAGACCAAGAGCACGGTTATCGTCCGCGAACTGGCTCTGGCCCCGGGTGACGTCTTCGACCTGGTCCGCATGAAGAGCAGTCAGGCGCGTCTGGAAAACACCCGTTACTTTGATGCCGTCAACCTCTCGCCTGAGGCGACCAACCTCCCCAACCGCCGCAACCTCCGCGTCACGGTCAAGGAAGGCCGCACGGGTAACCTCACCTTCGGTGCCGGTTTCAGCTCGGTCGAATCCATTGTCGGCTTTGTTGAGGTCAGCCAAAGCAATTTTGACCTTTTCAACTACCGTTCTGGCTTCCAAGGCGCCGGTCAAAAGTTCCGCATCCGCCTCTCGGCCGGTTCACGAACCAATCAAATTCTGATCTCTTTCGAGGAACCCTGGGTCTACCAGCGCGAACTCGCCTTCGGTTTTGAAATTTACCGGACGGACAGTGACTTCCTCTCTGCCGACTATGACGAAATTCGAACCGGTTTCGAAGTTTACCTCCGCAAGCGCCTCTTCGAGTTGGTGGAAGGCCGCCTCTCCTATCGTCTCGAAAATGTGGAAATTAGTGATGTGGTTAGCACTGCTCCTCAAACAATTCAGGATGAAGCCGGCAGCCGCAGTGTTTCACAAGTCAGCTGGACGATGCTGCGTGACACTCGCGATAACCTGGTTTTCCCAACTCGCGGTAGCCGGGTGCAAAGCATCACCAATGTTGCCGGTGGGCCGTTCCTGGGGCAAACTAATCTGGTTCGCCAGGAAATACGGGCAGCCAAGTGGTTCAAAACCTTCGACTTCCTGACCCAGACCATCATGTTCTCCGGAAGAACCGGAACTGTATTTTCGTATGGCGGCAAAGATGTTCCTTTCTTTGAAAAATACTTCCTTGGTGGACCTTATACTTTGAGAGGTTTCAAATTCCGTCAGGTTGGCCCACAGGTAGGCGGAGAGCCTGTCGGTGGTGAAACGATGGGCTTAGTTCAGGTGGAATACACATTCCGCATTCTAGAGCCACTAGGCTTCGCAGTCTTCTACGACGGTGGTTTCGTCAACAGCGGCAACTTCGATTGGGGAACCAATGAATACAATGACGACTTCGGATTCGGCCTGCGCATCATTCTCCTTGGCGCACCGCTCAATCTGGACTTCGGTTTCCCAATCCAATCAACGACATATTCCGATGGAAGCACCAACGACGACGGGATGCAGTTCAACTTCTCATTTGGAACCGTATTCTAA
- a CDS encoding YHYH protein yields the protein MMPLTKRTRLTVWLLFLSKSLLIESSAHQHGHIDTSFQTPSHDSTQPPPESAAAFDPFDDHVKVNWDDTYLYIETNSLPEHEMMVGITAWNQQVPLPQNYTGTNRWQLPLHPVPATKPIIGREALFRGAIAIAVNGVPIFNPIKNDGKTDTNLAGELDEFGGHAGRADDYHYHLPPTFLNERLGDEQPIGFGLDGYPLYGYNEPDGTPARNLDQLNGHKHGDLGYHYHSSKDYPYLNGGLRGKVTVNNDEVEQPRTQPVRPFTQPLRGAKIVAFNQTAPNAYSLGYDYRGGRYTINYSVEDNGTVDFEFVDPKGNIETDTYRQKTSKDNRPPRGPKPDESSERRPPERTGGDQRQPWVKKHADELDANNDGTVALSEVMEEAKAIFMLQDQDGDRQLTLEEMTNIQPQRRSPVYGFLEKHNLEMDEDGDSKVSAKELADQFKQFFYESDLDNNGRLTPNELQ from the coding sequence ATGATGCCTCTGACAAAACGCACACGGCTAACCGTATGGCTCCTTTTCTTAAGCAAAAGTTTGCTGATTGAATCAAGCGCACACCAGCACGGCCATATTGATACTTCGTTCCAAACACCATCTCACGATAGCACTCAGCCACCCCCAGAATCAGCGGCGGCATTTGATCCCTTTGACGATCATGTAAAAGTCAATTGGGACGACACCTATTTGTATATCGAAACCAACTCCCTGCCCGAGCATGAGATGATGGTCGGCATCACTGCCTGGAATCAACAGGTGCCGCTGCCCCAGAATTATACCGGAACCAATCGCTGGCAATTGCCGCTACACCCCGTTCCCGCAACTAAACCCATCATTGGGCGTGAGGCACTGTTCCGGGGCGCAATTGCCATAGCAGTGAATGGAGTACCCATTTTTAACCCAATCAAGAATGACGGTAAAACCGATACGAATCTCGCAGGTGAGCTCGATGAATTCGGCGGCCATGCCGGACGCGCAGATGATTATCACTATCATTTGCCACCCACCTTTTTGAATGAACGACTGGGCGACGAACAGCCGATCGGATTCGGACTCGATGGATACCCACTTTACGGCTACAACGAACCCGATGGAACACCTGCGAGGAATCTGGACCAGCTCAATGGGCACAAGCATGGAGACCTCGGCTATCACTACCACTCCAGCAAAGACTACCCATATTTGAATGGCGGATTGCGGGGCAAGGTGACCGTCAACAACGACGAAGTCGAACAACCACGCACACAGCCAGTGCGACCTTTTACCCAACCGCTGCGTGGTGCGAAGATCGTGGCCTTCAATCAAACAGCTCCCAATGCATATTCGCTCGGCTACGACTATCGAGGTGGGCGCTACACAATCAATTACAGTGTCGAAGACAACGGAACAGTGGACTTCGAATTTGTTGATCCTAAAGGCAATATTGAAACCGATACATACAGGCAAAAAACGAGCAAAGACAACAGACCGCCAAGAGGCCCCAAGCCAGACGAATCATCTGAACGCAGGCCACCCGAACGTACAGGGGGCGACCAACGCCAACCATGGGTCAAGAAGCACGCCGACGAACTCGATGCCAACAACGACGGAACAGTGGCGCTGAGCGAAGTGATGGAAGAGGCAAAGGCGATATTCATGCTTCAGGACCAGGATGGAGACCGTCAATTGACCCTGGAGGAGATGACCAACATACAGCCACAACGGCGCTCACCGGTGTATGGTTTTTTGGAAAAACATAATCTTGAGATGGACGAAGATGGAGATTCAAAGGTTTCAGCAAAGGAGCTCGCAGACCAGTTTAAACAATTTTTCTACGAGTCGGATTTGGACAATAACGGGCGACTAACCCCTAATGAATTACAGTAA